In Scylla paramamosain isolate STU-SP2022 chromosome 1, ASM3559412v1, whole genome shotgun sequence, one DNA window encodes the following:
- the LOC135100517 gene encoding glucosidase 2 subunit beta-like isoform X2, translating to MKGAVLFSLMCVAAGAVVRAAEVLRPRGVPLSKASFYDPSRDFSCLDGSGTIPFSYVNDDYCDCQDGSDEPGTAACPNGFFHCTNAGHSPLTLPSSRVNDGVCDCCDASDEYASSANCVDVCRELGRAAREEAVKRREERLRGFQLRQAMIEDGHKRKKEAEGKIEDLKKEKEEADTLRTEKEDLKKAAEEPEKEALEKYRAAESEKKAQEQAQQKEKDEAEAREAFAHLDNNGDGVLTKEEMMSRQTFDTNRDGQVSEEEAKFYLQQEDTMSLETFIGTGWAMMRPVYLMDKRMFTPPSTTPPPQPEEELTPPPPVFDEEDPYMTDGELDDEEDEERYEEEEEVENFDSDVDSEDDGGDDAEDYDLPDEYAEGDSKEDDDEEDEGDAPKEEEEDPKYDEETQKLVDAANEAREQFDEADRRVRDLTRELRTLEETQGKDYGPEEEFRVLEGNCYDFTDREYTYRLCPFDKATQKPKSGHGETRLGQWGEWTGPEGDKYSRMLYSNGQACWNGPTRSADVHISCGTENKLIGVSEPNRCEYVFLFSSPAVCTKPEEELSEETTHAHTEL from the exons ATGAAGGGAGCTGTCCTCTTCTCCTTGATGTGTGTGGCGGCCGGGGCTGTGGTGCGGGCTGCCGAGGTGCTGAGACCAAGGGGAGTGCCTCTTTCAA AGGCATCTTTCTATGATCCATCACGGGACTTCAGCTGTCTTGATGGGTCTGGCACGATACCATTCTCTTACGTAAACGATGACTACTGTGACTGTCAGGACGGCAGTGACGAACCTGGTACAGCAGCATGCCCCAATG GTTTTTTCCATTGTACCAACGCTGGCCATTCCCCCCTCACGTTACCCTCATCTCGGGTCAATGATGGCGTGTGTGACTGCTGTGATGCCTCAGACGAGTACGCATCCTCAGCCAACTGTGTAGATGTGTGCCGAGAGCTAGGGCGAGCAGCAAGGGAGGAGGCTGTCAAGCGGAGGGAGGAGCGCCTGCGAGGCTTCCAGCTGCGCCAGGCCATGATTGAGGatggacacaagaggaagaaggaggctGAG GGCAAAATAGAAGacctgaagaaggagaaggaggaagctgACACACTCCGTACTGAGAAGGAGGACCTGAAGAAAGCCGCTGAGGAGCCAGAGAaggaggctctggagaagtatCGTGCTGCAGAAAGTGAGAAGAAGGCACAGGAGCAAGCccagcagaaggaaaaggatgaagccGAGGCAAGGGAGGCCTTTGCTCACCTTGACAACAATGGTGATGGAGTGCTGACCAAGGAGGAAATGATGTCCCGGCAAACCTTTGACACCAACAGGGATGGACAGGTgtcggaggaggaggctaaG TTTTACTTGCAACAAGAGGACACCATGAGTCTGGAGACCTTCATTGGCACGGGCTGGGCCATGATGCGGCCAGTGTACCTCATGGACAAGCGCATGTTCACgccaccctccaccaccccccCACCACAGCCAGAGGAGGAgctcaccccaccaccaccagtgtttGATGAGGAG GATCCCTACATGACTGATGGTGAActtgatgatgaggaagatgaggagaggtatgaggaggaggaggaggtggagaattTTGACTCCGATGTCGACTCAGAG gatgatggtggtgacgatgcAGAAGACTACGACCTTCCTGATGAGTATGCAGAGGGAGACAGcaaggaggatgatgatgaggaagatgaaggcGATGCaccaaaagaggaagaggaagatccAAAGTACGATGAGGAGACTCAGAAGCTTGTTGACG CGGCCAATGAGGCACGGGAGCAGTTTGACGAAGCAGACCGGCGGGTGAGAGACCTAACCAGGGAGCTACGGACACTGGAGGAGACACAGGGCAAGGACTATGGCCCAGAGGAGGAGTTCAGGGTCCTTGAGGGTAACTGCTATGATTTCACTGATCGGGAGTACACCTACCGGCTGTGTCCCTTTGACAAG GCCACACAGAAGCCAAAATCAGGTCATGGGGAGACACGGCTAGGCCAGTGGGGTGAGTGGACCGGGCCAGAGGGTGACAAATACAGTCGGATGTTGTACTCCAATGGCCAGGCCTGTTGGAATGGGCCCACCAGATCAGCTGAT
- the LOC135100517 gene encoding glucosidase 2 subunit beta-like isoform X1: MKGAVLFSLMCVAAGAVVRAAEVLRPRGVPLSKASFYDPSRDFSCLDGSGTIPFSYVNDDYCDCQDGSDEPGTAACPNGFFHCTNAGHSPLTLPSSRVNDGVCDCCDASDEYASSANCVDVCRELGRAAREEAVKRREERLRGFQLRQAMIEDGHKRKKEAEGKIEDLKKEKEEADTLRTEKEDLKKAAEEPEKEALEKYRAAESEKKAQEQAQQKEKDEAEAREAFAHLDNNGDGVLTKEEMMSRQTFDTNRDGQVSEEEAKFYLQQEDTMSLETFIGTGWAMMRPVYLMDKRMFTPPSTTPPPQPEEELTPPPPVFDEEDPYMTDGELDDEEDEERYEEEEEVENFDSDVDSEISRYVNSRANWDLLADDGGDDAEDYDLPDEYAEGDSKEDDDEEDEGDAPKEEEEDPKYDEETQKLVDAANEAREQFDEADRRVRDLTRELRTLEETQGKDYGPEEEFRVLEGNCYDFTDREYTYRLCPFDKATQKPKSGHGETRLGQWGEWTGPEGDKYSRMLYSNGQACWNGPTRSADVHISCGTENKLIGVSEPNRCEYVFLFSSPAVCTKPEEELSEETTHAHTEL; this comes from the exons ATGAAGGGAGCTGTCCTCTTCTCCTTGATGTGTGTGGCGGCCGGGGCTGTGGTGCGGGCTGCCGAGGTGCTGAGACCAAGGGGAGTGCCTCTTTCAA AGGCATCTTTCTATGATCCATCACGGGACTTCAGCTGTCTTGATGGGTCTGGCACGATACCATTCTCTTACGTAAACGATGACTACTGTGACTGTCAGGACGGCAGTGACGAACCTGGTACAGCAGCATGCCCCAATG GTTTTTTCCATTGTACCAACGCTGGCCATTCCCCCCTCACGTTACCCTCATCTCGGGTCAATGATGGCGTGTGTGACTGCTGTGATGCCTCAGACGAGTACGCATCCTCAGCCAACTGTGTAGATGTGTGCCGAGAGCTAGGGCGAGCAGCAAGGGAGGAGGCTGTCAAGCGGAGGGAGGAGCGCCTGCGAGGCTTCCAGCTGCGCCAGGCCATGATTGAGGatggacacaagaggaagaaggaggctGAG GGCAAAATAGAAGacctgaagaaggagaaggaggaagctgACACACTCCGTACTGAGAAGGAGGACCTGAAGAAAGCCGCTGAGGAGCCAGAGAaggaggctctggagaagtatCGTGCTGCAGAAAGTGAGAAGAAGGCACAGGAGCAAGCccagcagaaggaaaaggatgaagccGAGGCAAGGGAGGCCTTTGCTCACCTTGACAACAATGGTGATGGAGTGCTGACCAAGGAGGAAATGATGTCCCGGCAAACCTTTGACACCAACAGGGATGGACAGGTgtcggaggaggaggctaaG TTTTACTTGCAACAAGAGGACACCATGAGTCTGGAGACCTTCATTGGCACGGGCTGGGCCATGATGCGGCCAGTGTACCTCATGGACAAGCGCATGTTCACgccaccctccaccaccccccCACCACAGCCAGAGGAGGAgctcaccccaccaccaccagtgtttGATGAGGAG GATCCCTACATGACTGATGGTGAActtgatgatgaggaagatgaggagaggtatgaggaggaggaggaggtggagaattTTGACTCCGATGTCGACTCAGAG ATATCGCGCTACGTAAACTCTCGGGCTAACTGGGACCTCTTAGCG gatgatggtggtgacgatgcAGAAGACTACGACCTTCCTGATGAGTATGCAGAGGGAGACAGcaaggaggatgatgatgaggaagatgaaggcGATGCaccaaaagaggaagaggaagatccAAAGTACGATGAGGAGACTCAGAAGCTTGTTGACG CGGCCAATGAGGCACGGGAGCAGTTTGACGAAGCAGACCGGCGGGTGAGAGACCTAACCAGGGAGCTACGGACACTGGAGGAGACACAGGGCAAGGACTATGGCCCAGAGGAGGAGTTCAGGGTCCTTGAGGGTAACTGCTATGATTTCACTGATCGGGAGTACACCTACCGGCTGTGTCCCTTTGACAAG GCCACACAGAAGCCAAAATCAGGTCATGGGGAGACACGGCTAGGCCAGTGGGGTGAGTGGACCGGGCCAGAGGGTGACAAATACAGTCGGATGTTGTACTCCAATGGCCAGGCCTGTTGGAATGGGCCCACCAGATCAGCTGAT
- the LOC135100517 gene encoding glucosidase 2 subunit beta-like isoform X4 — protein sequence MKGAVLFSLMCVAAGAVVRAAEVLRPRGVPLSKASFYDPSRDFSCLDGSGTIPFSYVNDDYCDCQDGSDEPGTAACPNGFFHCTNAGHSPLTLPSSRVNDGVCDCCDASDEYASSANCVDVCRELGRAAREEAVKRREERLRGFQLRQAMIEDGHKRKKEAEGKIEDLKKEKEEADTLRTEKEDLKKAAEEPEKEALEKYRAAESEKKAQEQAQQKEKDEAEAREAFAHLDNNGDGVLTKEEMMSRQTFDTNRDGQVSEEEAKFYLQQEDTMSLETFIGTGWAMMRPVYLMDKRMFTPPSTTPPPQPEEELTPPPPVFDEEDDGGDDAEDYDLPDEYAEGDSKEDDDEEDEGDAPKEEEEDPKYDEETQKLVDAANEAREQFDEADRRVRDLTRELRTLEETQGKDYGPEEEFRVLEGNCYDFTDREYTYRLCPFDKATQKPKSGHGETRLGQWGEWTGPEGDKYSRMLYSNGQACWNGPTRSADVHISCGTENKLIGVSEPNRCEYVFLFSSPAVCTKPEEELSEETTHAHTEL from the exons ATGAAGGGAGCTGTCCTCTTCTCCTTGATGTGTGTGGCGGCCGGGGCTGTGGTGCGGGCTGCCGAGGTGCTGAGACCAAGGGGAGTGCCTCTTTCAA AGGCATCTTTCTATGATCCATCACGGGACTTCAGCTGTCTTGATGGGTCTGGCACGATACCATTCTCTTACGTAAACGATGACTACTGTGACTGTCAGGACGGCAGTGACGAACCTGGTACAGCAGCATGCCCCAATG GTTTTTTCCATTGTACCAACGCTGGCCATTCCCCCCTCACGTTACCCTCATCTCGGGTCAATGATGGCGTGTGTGACTGCTGTGATGCCTCAGACGAGTACGCATCCTCAGCCAACTGTGTAGATGTGTGCCGAGAGCTAGGGCGAGCAGCAAGGGAGGAGGCTGTCAAGCGGAGGGAGGAGCGCCTGCGAGGCTTCCAGCTGCGCCAGGCCATGATTGAGGatggacacaagaggaagaaggaggctGAG GGCAAAATAGAAGacctgaagaaggagaaggaggaagctgACACACTCCGTACTGAGAAGGAGGACCTGAAGAAAGCCGCTGAGGAGCCAGAGAaggaggctctggagaagtatCGTGCTGCAGAAAGTGAGAAGAAGGCACAGGAGCAAGCccagcagaaggaaaaggatgaagccGAGGCAAGGGAGGCCTTTGCTCACCTTGACAACAATGGTGATGGAGTGCTGACCAAGGAGGAAATGATGTCCCGGCAAACCTTTGACACCAACAGGGATGGACAGGTgtcggaggaggaggctaaG TTTTACTTGCAACAAGAGGACACCATGAGTCTGGAGACCTTCATTGGCACGGGCTGGGCCATGATGCGGCCAGTGTACCTCATGGACAAGCGCATGTTCACgccaccctccaccaccccccCACCACAGCCAGAGGAGGAgctcaccccaccaccaccagtgtttGATGAGGAG gatgatggtggtgacgatgcAGAAGACTACGACCTTCCTGATGAGTATGCAGAGGGAGACAGcaaggaggatgatgatgaggaagatgaaggcGATGCaccaaaagaggaagaggaagatccAAAGTACGATGAGGAGACTCAGAAGCTTGTTGACG CGGCCAATGAGGCACGGGAGCAGTTTGACGAAGCAGACCGGCGGGTGAGAGACCTAACCAGGGAGCTACGGACACTGGAGGAGACACAGGGCAAGGACTATGGCCCAGAGGAGGAGTTCAGGGTCCTTGAGGGTAACTGCTATGATTTCACTGATCGGGAGTACACCTACCGGCTGTGTCCCTTTGACAAG GCCACACAGAAGCCAAAATCAGGTCATGGGGAGACACGGCTAGGCCAGTGGGGTGAGTGGACCGGGCCAGAGGGTGACAAATACAGTCGGATGTTGTACTCCAATGGCCAGGCCTGTTGGAATGGGCCCACCAGATCAGCTGAT
- the LOC135100517 gene encoding glucosidase 2 subunit beta-like isoform X3, translating into MKGAVLFSLMCVAAGAVVRAAEVLRPRGVPLSKASFYDPSRDFSCLDGSGTIPFSYVNDDYCDCQDGSDEPGTAACPNGFFHCTNAGHSPLTLPSSRVNDGVCDCCDASDEYASSANCVDVCRELGRAAREEAVKRREERLRGFQLRQAMIEDGHKRKKEAEGKIEDLKKEKEEADTLRTEKEDLKKAAEEPEKEALEKYRAAESEKKAQEQAQQKEKDEAEAREAFAHLDNNGDGVLTKEEMMSRQTFDTNRDGQVSEEEAKFYLQQEDTMSLETFIGTGWAMMRPVYLMDKRMFTPPSTTPPPQPEEELTPPPPVFDEEISRYVNSRANWDLLADDGGDDAEDYDLPDEYAEGDSKEDDDEEDEGDAPKEEEEDPKYDEETQKLVDAANEAREQFDEADRRVRDLTRELRTLEETQGKDYGPEEEFRVLEGNCYDFTDREYTYRLCPFDKATQKPKSGHGETRLGQWGEWTGPEGDKYSRMLYSNGQACWNGPTRSADVHISCGTENKLIGVSEPNRCEYVFLFSSPAVCTKPEEELSEETTHAHTEL; encoded by the exons ATGAAGGGAGCTGTCCTCTTCTCCTTGATGTGTGTGGCGGCCGGGGCTGTGGTGCGGGCTGCCGAGGTGCTGAGACCAAGGGGAGTGCCTCTTTCAA AGGCATCTTTCTATGATCCATCACGGGACTTCAGCTGTCTTGATGGGTCTGGCACGATACCATTCTCTTACGTAAACGATGACTACTGTGACTGTCAGGACGGCAGTGACGAACCTGGTACAGCAGCATGCCCCAATG GTTTTTTCCATTGTACCAACGCTGGCCATTCCCCCCTCACGTTACCCTCATCTCGGGTCAATGATGGCGTGTGTGACTGCTGTGATGCCTCAGACGAGTACGCATCCTCAGCCAACTGTGTAGATGTGTGCCGAGAGCTAGGGCGAGCAGCAAGGGAGGAGGCTGTCAAGCGGAGGGAGGAGCGCCTGCGAGGCTTCCAGCTGCGCCAGGCCATGATTGAGGatggacacaagaggaagaaggaggctGAG GGCAAAATAGAAGacctgaagaaggagaaggaggaagctgACACACTCCGTACTGAGAAGGAGGACCTGAAGAAAGCCGCTGAGGAGCCAGAGAaggaggctctggagaagtatCGTGCTGCAGAAAGTGAGAAGAAGGCACAGGAGCAAGCccagcagaaggaaaaggatgaagccGAGGCAAGGGAGGCCTTTGCTCACCTTGACAACAATGGTGATGGAGTGCTGACCAAGGAGGAAATGATGTCCCGGCAAACCTTTGACACCAACAGGGATGGACAGGTgtcggaggaggaggctaaG TTTTACTTGCAACAAGAGGACACCATGAGTCTGGAGACCTTCATTGGCACGGGCTGGGCCATGATGCGGCCAGTGTACCTCATGGACAAGCGCATGTTCACgccaccctccaccaccccccCACCACAGCCAGAGGAGGAgctcaccccaccaccaccagtgtttGATGAGGAG ATATCGCGCTACGTAAACTCTCGGGCTAACTGGGACCTCTTAGCG gatgatggtggtgacgatgcAGAAGACTACGACCTTCCTGATGAGTATGCAGAGGGAGACAGcaaggaggatgatgatgaggaagatgaaggcGATGCaccaaaagaggaagaggaagatccAAAGTACGATGAGGAGACTCAGAAGCTTGTTGACG CGGCCAATGAGGCACGGGAGCAGTTTGACGAAGCAGACCGGCGGGTGAGAGACCTAACCAGGGAGCTACGGACACTGGAGGAGACACAGGGCAAGGACTATGGCCCAGAGGAGGAGTTCAGGGTCCTTGAGGGTAACTGCTATGATTTCACTGATCGGGAGTACACCTACCGGCTGTGTCCCTTTGACAAG GCCACACAGAAGCCAAAATCAGGTCATGGGGAGACACGGCTAGGCCAGTGGGGTGAGTGGACCGGGCCAGAGGGTGACAAATACAGTCGGATGTTGTACTCCAATGGCCAGGCCTGTTGGAATGGGCCCACCAGATCAGCTGAT